One Megalopta genalis isolate 19385.01 chromosome 5, iyMegGena1_principal, whole genome shotgun sequence DNA window includes the following coding sequences:
- the LOC117221016 gene encoding uncharacterized protein LOC117221016 — protein sequence MRGLIIIFAVAASCSAGYVSQPSYVDQQPQLHGQPIPQRFAPPAPVGQDGNVIDTPEVAQAKAAHFAEFARAAARAAEEAKNRPQTAEYSPQIPSQAYNYAPAQPTAPTYLRQPSYQSQAPAYQSAPVQAPAYSQQSPVAYQPQYSNSANYVGPPNYAAATAKPTPFVPAPLAEDGTVIDTPEVAALKAARLAELAEAEARAYKYAQDFKPEVGGQAFAGPTGQVPYDGLQYNAPAPQVLPGPGLPYHAPQAAYAKSSFPAQSYQRVSTYISHPFRDGTQTLLKGNYLVAAGCLQTECYNIGHTGVRKTKIDGSNVIHSQSRRPFRGRWCLGSMRLIIVLAALVAATAGTYEDKYYQYSGPPAPLNSDGMVMDTPEVASARAAHLAMHAEAMARLRKAEKDYETYEENGDTSMMMMMPEMMPQMTEATTPPKRQRQRPMMAPLGPDGRVMDTPEVAAAKSAHMAAHARAASKASEFYELDVFDGRKNLVYLAPIRVAYKHISPIGYRGPFAPLGSDGRVVDTPEVARAREAHMKAHARAVAMSTQNDLYY from the exons ATGAGAGGCTTG ATCATTATATTCGCCGTGGCAGCGAGCTGCAGCGCCGGCTACGTGAGCCAACCGAGCTATGTAGACCAACAACCCCAACTTCATGGCCAACCGATTCCCCAAAGGTTCGCACCCCCAGCACCGGTCGGTCAAGACGGAAACGTAATCGACACACCGGAAGTAGCACAAGCGAAGGCTGCCCACTTCGCAGAGTTCGCTAGGGCTGCTGCGAGAGCCGCGGAGGAAGCCAAGAACCGACCCCAAACTGCAGAATACAGTCCACAGATTCCGTCGCAGGCTTACAATTATGCACCGGCGCAGCCCACAGCTCCTACCTACCTCAGACAACCGAGCTACCAGTCGCAAGCTCCTGCTTACCAATCTGCTCCAG TTCAGGCCCCGGCATACAGCCAGCAAAGCCCAGTGGCCTACCAGCCGCAATACAGTAACAGCGCCAACTACGTCGGGCCTCCAAACTATGCTGCTGCCACCGCGAAGCCCACCCCCTTCGTTCCTGCCCCCCTCGCTGAAGATGGCACGGTAATCGACACGCCGGAAGTGGCAGCCCTGAAGGCCGCCAGGCTGGCGGAGTTGGCCGAGGCCGAAGCCAGGGCATACAAGTACGCGCAAGACTTTAAACCGGAAGTTGGAGGCCAAG CCTTCGCTGGGCCGACCGGTCAAGTTCCTTACGATGGCCTACAATACAACGCTCCTGCGCCGCAAGTGCTTCCTGGCCCGGGACTGCCGTATCATGCTCCACAAGCCGCTTATGCGAAATCATCGTTCCCAGCGCAAAGCTATCAAAGAGTCAGCACCTAC ATCTCGCATCCTTTTCGGGATGGGACACAGACTTTATTGAAAGGGAATTACCTTGTAGCTGCAGGCTGCCTCCAGACCGAATGTTACAACATAGGTCACACCGGTGTACGAAAGAC CAAGATCGATGGATCGAACGTGATACACTCGCAATCGAGACGTCCGTTTCGTGGTCGTTGGTGCCTTGGCAGCATGAGATTAATT ATAGTTCTGGCTGCGTTGGTCGCGGCCACTGCTGGAACGTACGAGGACAAGTATTACCAGTACAGCGGCCCGCCGGCGCCACTTAATAGCGATGGAATGGTGATGGACACGCCGGAAGTGGCCTCCGCGAGGGCTGCCCACTTAGCGATGCACGCAGAGGCCATGGCCAGGCTAAGGAAAGCCGAAAAAGACTACGAGACGTACGAAGAGAACGGTGACAcgtcgatgatgatgatgatgcctGAAATGATGCCCCAGATGACTGAGGCGACGACACCACCGAAACGTCAACGTCAACGACCTATGATGGCGCCACTCGGTCCTGATGGCCGTGTCATGGACACTCCCGAG GTGGCCGCCGCAAAAAGCGCCCATATGGCGGCGCACGCCCGCGCCGCGTCCAAGGCGTCCGAGTTTTACGAGCTGGACGTGTTCGACGGGAGGAAGAATTTGGTTTATTTGGCCCCGATTCGAGTGGCCTACAAACACATCTCACCGATTGGCTATCGTGGGCCGTTCGCGCCACTGGGGTCCGATGGGCGTGTCGTCGACACCCCGGAAGTGGCGAGGGCGCGCGAGGCGCACATGAAGGCTCACGCACGCGCTGTTGCAATGTCTACGCAGAATGATCTATACTACTGA